CATGGTGAGAAACCAGGGAGCAGCATAGAGGCTGGGGCCAATCTCATGTTCCTCAAGGTGGTTATAGAGGTCTCGATGGTAGTCATGAAGAAGTCGGGACAGTTGGTACATCTGGATCTGCACAAAGAAGAAAGACTAAAGCTAAATATGGTGTAACAGCTAAGTCCACACTTCATCATCTTACTAAAAACAGGGAAACATATTTGTCAGGTGATGTTTGGACTGATGTTCGCgaagaaaagaaatactcagAAATATCCACATAGAACACCAAGGATGGGTCACCCATGAGCCTACAACAGACTCATTTAAACCTCAGAAACAACATAACAGAATTCTTGCTGATTATAGCTTTCATAGATTTTCCAGTAGcttattttagtttgaaactactACACTTAAaacaattcattatttttccagatCATCACCTTCATTTTTGAATTTAAGATCAAGTCCAGACATTGACAATGCTATATCTATATTGTTTTTTGTCACTTATCATCAGTATTCTTGtattagaaaaatagaaatcataCCTGTAGAATTGTCATGTCAGGACGATACTGTTTTCTTAGTCCCACATCGAACATGAGaaacttcagcattttaaaagcatcttcTTCACTCATATGAAGTAGTAGAACTCCTGCTACAAAACTAAGTCCCTGGCAATATCCTACTTCCTGGTCTAGAAGGGAATAGGCCTTCAAAATATTGTAGAGTGACagctgcccagctcccagctgtgctgagaagTACGGATGTGTTGGAAACGTGCGTCCTGTGAACATAGTTAAGGTtatgttaaaaaatagaaacaacaacaaaaacaaaacaaaagataaccaaccaaaccaaaaaaatcaGACTGTAGCCTTTCATCCCAGAAAAGCTCCAGTATCCACCTGTGGTGCCATTCAGAAACTGAATGCACAGTCCTGCGCAATCTGCTCTAGAGTAGGGCACTGGACCAAATGAActcaagaggtcccttccagcctcagtCACTCTGTGATATTGCAGTTCTGCAAGAACATTTAACAGCCTCaattttacagatatttttgaaaatgtttccagaagacagtattttttttttttaacctcgTCTGCCCCTATCAGATTTCCCTTGCTACATACCtgaactgagaagaaatttgaaTATGCCTCTTGTTCTGGTATTAAGTGGAGCATGTTCTTCAGTTGCCCACTTGTTAAATACCACCCCACCCCTTAGCTCCTGGAATGCTGTTGCGCTGCCTAGATAACATCGGAGCTCCCATTTCAATGAACAAAGCCTGGGGCAGAGTCCTTCTGCCATCTGGTAGCTGCTGTGGCCTGTCACACACCACCCCAGCTTGCAACTTCTGACCAGCCTCCCTAGGCCAGGCCCTATCACATAACTCAATGCTGGTGAAGCAAAGTTTTTAGCTTCCACTTGTACTGGGAACTTTCATTCCTTTGCCTCCTCTGCCACAACGAGGAGTTATTGCAGCACAGTATAAAGACAGATCTGTGCTGCCTTACTCACATGGTAAGGTGCCTTTCAAACAagtcacaaagaaaaaacacaccTTGAGCAAGAATAGAAATGCTAAGAAATTCACAAAGCATTAAATAGAGGGATGAAAGTGCTAAACTCACAAGCAGATTCATTTCTGAGTGCCCTGGCTCTAACTTACCCACAAATTCTAACTTTTACTTAGGAGTAAGCAATTTCTGGTTTTGCTGAAAAGAGGCTGAAATCAACTCTGGTACCTCAAGAGTGCTGCTATCTACTACTTTATTTCTAGCctataataaaacaaaatacaattttctacTGTGTTCAGTGAACACCCAGTGATGAGTACAGCAATTTCCTATGCTGATACcatttgcatttcagtttaCTCTGAcctggcaaaaaaataaatcacttacTGAACAAAAACTTAGCATTCAGAACCCAAAATCCCCACTGATTGCAGCAGATATGgccagagaaggaaacagacagaaaaaaaaaaaaaaagcgccATAGAACTGTGCCTCTGCTCTTGTGCATGTAGTAAAGCAGCACAGTAACAACATAAACTGGGGCAGGACAGTGGCTGCTGTACTTTAAATCTGCATCTCAACGCTCCTCATTCTCAGGAAGCAGTATTTACATATGAAAACACATCAGTTCAACTGCTTAGTTCAACTAAGCCAAGCAATACTTATACAGCTTAGCATCTTACTGCGTTAACAAGACATTTCGGGCTTAATTTgggaaagcttttaaaatattataacCACAGGTAGCAAGAATATCAGTTCTTCTATCCAGGGAGAAGTGCAACATTCAGACAGATTCTTGAGgatctatttaaaaagaaacaattctgATAGCCTGAAGAAACAGAAGCCAAAATGCAAATTCCTTTTAGTGCACAGCACTACTCTATTTCAATGTGTGTGTCACCAAAGCTTTCAGCTTCCTAGTTCAATCTTACCGAAATAACAGGAGCCCATCCTTCCCCACACAACTGGGCTAGCAAATAGCTCCCCCACAAAAACAGTACTTTGCAGGAAAACAACCATGCACTGTCACTGATTTGCACACAGTCACTTGTCTCTACCAGCAGAGCCCAGGAGAGAAAGTCTTTGTGTGAGAGAAAGAGCTAAGTAGTATTTGTGTGTATAACCAGACAGAAAACAGGAACAGCTTGCTGAGCCAGCCCCAGGCTGTGGTAATAAACTCACCCTcaggctgctgcctgtgctTCCTGCTGTCCGTTATCCCACTTCTCTCCCCAAATGACACCAGAGTGTCATCTCTGGTGTGCAACGGACTCTGCTCTACTCAGCCCACTCACTGATTCAGCACAGAACTGTTCACCCCTTACTATGGCACCTCAATGTGACAGAATCCCAACATATTATGTTGCCAGGGGGGTATGAAACCACATACGCTGACTAATAGGTACTTGCTAGCAAATGACCTGTGATTGCACATAAGTATctatcacaaaaacaaaacaaaacaaaaaaaacaacaaaaaacccaaatgtGTCTACGTGTCTGGCATTGTGCAATCCAGGGGAATTCCTAGAATCTTGTGACCAAGTCTGGAGGGAAACAACACCTGCATGCACTGGCAGTCACCTATTCCCAGCTGGCCACTTAAGGCCCCATGGAGTGTCACACCTTTCCCAGTGCCACTCCTAAGCCTGGCAAGTTGGTCAAATATAGAGAAGTGAAGGCGATGTCAATTGTCACTGTCCCCACCTTAGCCTACACCAGTTATAGAACTGCATCTGTTCTGCCAGATTTCGTTTTGTATGCAGTGACTTCATATTTCAACTTATTTTACCAAAAATTGCAAAACACatctgaaagaggaagaaaatattctcaTGTACTTTGTAAAGCTTAGTTCACCATCTAAACTCAAGAAATCTTCTCACAGTTCAGTACATGTGGAAAACTGTCTGCATATAATGTTATTAAGAAGTAGGTGTTTCTGAACATTCTTGAGAATAAATGACCTCTCACCAGGCAGTTCTTCCACCTGACAGAAAGGGTATATGACCTTACTTGCAactgaaatattatttgaatACAGAAGTATGACAGAATAACTGTTTGATGCCTTTAGAGAAAAAGGCATCTGTGCACAGATCTTCTATAATTTTTATCATCCTATTACATGATATTATGTTGCAGTACATAGATTTCCCAATGACAGCTTTTTCATAGTAAATTCATTTATTCAAACTTAATTATTGCTCCATGTAGCCCCTCAGACTCAAACCACAAACCCTGTAACACAACACTTTGTAAACTCTATCATGCTCTGGAAGAAAAGATTActtctttcatttaatttgaaagAGCTGTTATGAACACAGTAGACCACCTACTCACATGCAAGTGATGGCATCCTCATggaaaaacacttgtttttttgttgtcttggtttccaagaaaataaactgaattgAAATATCCAAGGGAGAAGAGAACagtatctatctatctattatGTATGCACATACATCTCCATGACCATATATTCAAATGAATAGCCTATGGATTAGCTGTAAAAATGTCCAATTCAGCCATACACTATTGAGGTGTTATTAATTTGCATCAGATGAGTTTCTTTCaagcacaaatatttttgcaaaggTAAATGTTAGACATGTGAACATATGGAGTCAACAACAGCATAATTTTGAACAATTACTGTCACATTCGAAATTCTTTAATGACTGCAGGAGAGTACACAGAATTCTTAACCCAGCTGAGGAGCAGCCATGCTAGTCTGCTGCTTGGGGGCATAGATCTGTCTGAAACCCACCTACAAGACACTTAAATTTAAAGCCTTGGTTCCTAATCACTCTCTACTACACTCAGTGGAGAACAGCATGTGTGCCTCCACAGACCGATTCATCGTCCTAAATTAGGAGCAAGTTGCTGCTTGAAGTTAGGCAGTGGGAACATCCTGCTGAGATGCCTTAAAAAGAGCTTTTGAGCTCTTCATAATTGTTTTAATACAAGTAAAAATACCAGCTACTATCATCTATCCACTGAAAGTAAAACTTCTGTGTTATTTCAAGTAAGGGTATTTAAGAGAGACAGTAAATGCCGGGTATCACAAATGAATAGCACTTGTTGTTCTGCACTTAAATCTGCACTTAAATACTGACTTACTTTCTTGAGGATTTCTATTCCACTAATCTGTGGAGTTCACCATTAATATCTGTAATACAGATCTAGTCCCTAATTACTGCATGTTGCAAAGGCCCTCTGTGCTTGAAACacacatttcacattttcctaTTGGCATCAAGTAATAGTTTGCATTTAGATCAGACTAAAAGCATTTCTTAGCAACAACCCATTATTAAGTGCTGAGAGTATTTTAATACATtaccttcttttatttctcttccagaaaTCAGAATCCCCTCCAGCTGTACTTACCTAGGTCAATAAGTATTGCATGTTGTTGGGAAGTTAGTTGTTTAAGGAGTTCTTTATAAGGTGTGTCCTTTGGTTGTTGTTTATTTGGAAACTGATGTTTAAGATGATATTGCTCTGCTAGAAACTTCCAGATCTCCCCACGGTGGTGACGTGGTACTCCTGAGAAGAAGGTCATTAAAGCTGTAATTTCCAGTGGTTCAGCTACCACTGACCTAACAGAATTGAGGAACTTAAGCAAGCAGATCCCTATCTGCTAGATCTCTATCTGCTACCTCCAACAGACCATAGATCAAACTACTGTCATTCTTGTACTTCCTTCACAAACAGAAGAAACCAGCAATGTAACAGGAGAGATTTAAGGTGGAAACAGGGTGAGCTGCCTAAAGTCTAAGGTTAGCACTTATAACCAGTCTAGAACTACTAGAGGAGGCAGCAAATACTGTATTACTGATCTCTAAAAAGCTAGATGCTTATCACCCATTTTCCACACTAAAGCACACGATAAAGCTTTGCAATAGGAGTAATTAACATTTTCTCAATAAAACACTGACGCTATTATTGGCTGTAAATTTTAGGAAGCTAGAATGCACACACAGAAAAGTATAAATGCGCACTTTTTGCCTATCTGCATTGCTTACTcaagttatttttaacagttttcaTCTAAACTAGAACTTGCAAAATtgaatttaaatgcatttttcgTTTTTGCTTATATATGAAATTTGACAAAATTTGGCTCTAAAAACATGGTTTTGCTACAGTTAGGCTATACAGAGATGTCTGTAGCATTAAAAACCATGGGTAACTTACCCATCTACAGGCTACTTGAATCTACTGGTAACAATCCTTTAAACAGGGATTTATTTACTTATGTTGCATCACTCCAAGTTCAAGTGCCGGTTAGAACACTAACACAGGCCAGAATCATCAGACTATCAACAGAAACCAAATTTTTCTCATGTTCACATAACAACAGGACAGAACCCTCTATCTGTATGAAATGAAGAATAACTATGGCAATGAGCTGTGGTAAAAAGCAGTTCTAGAGAGAGAGCAATGTTCACTGTTTGTATGTCCGTGTACTACCATAGCTGGAACTCAGGATTTCCAGCTAACAATGCAGACAGCTTCTTCAATCTTTACACTGTCATGTATTTGGCATTATCTAGGCTTACTTCTTTAATTACAACTTTCTATTTACAAAATTGGGTTGCAATTACTGTAATACATAGAGGTACTTTGCACCTCTCATACAGgaaaagttttcattaaaacaaaagaaaaacaacaaacaacaccCAGTCTATTAACACCAGTAATACAAGTGCAGCTaacactgaaaggaaacagTGCATAACAACATGCTCGTGTGTAACCATGAAAATACTGCACATTATTACTCATGCAGTCAGCAGCCTGAGAAACATCTCTAGTAAGAACCTGTTTAGAAGGAGTGGTTAAGAAGTCACCCTATTCCTTTTCAGTTTGCATGCATTTCAAGAACACAAAATAACAAACAGTGCTTACCTTGCCCAACAGCAGAGTGTATTTTTTCCACATCAAATTTAATCTTTGACCTTCCAGGTGTACTCaacattttctcccaaatcAGAGTTACCTCTTTCAAGCACGGTGTGATTTCTTCATAGTCAAGCTTCAGACGTCTGTTctgcaaattattttctgagGCTGGGAAACAATATCGTAAGTGCACCAATTAACATTGATTAATACTTGTAAAATTGATTAATTCACTTACAACTTTACCAAACAAACAGTTACTGTGCAATCTACCTAAAATTGAGGCCTCTTAATTGTCAAAATTGGTGTGACTGTGCTGTGGGTtggtgtttgggtttttgtttgtttgttaaggTGTTACATGCAACTACATGTATTAACAGTGTTTGACAAGTTAAATGAAGCTCCTTACAGCTTGTCAGCTAACAGCACAATAATCTGTTTTGCAAGTACTGTTTCACTGGCTGCACTGTTCATTCAGCAGCTACCCAGGACGTGTTCCTTTCTCCAAAGTGTCCACTGCACACCTGGGGCCATCACGTTTGCCAACACTTCCCTCATTCATTCACTAGCTAGCTTCAGACATGTGCATCTTAGTGAATTTCTGCTAGTTTTACAAataggcaggaaaaaaaactcaaaaacaaCAGAGCATCTGATTAAACTTATTGAAGTTTGAATGGATATTATTGTCCAGCAGTTGCCAAGAACTTGATTGATAGTGGTAGATTAAGATAACCTGAAGAcaaaagaacttttaaaaaagtTCAGGAGCATAGATatatgaaacaaaggaaatttgTTTCCAAATGCAAGATCCCATAAAAATGCAAGGCACAGAACAACTTGATAAAAGCTCATTTCTGATATCCTGCTCTAAATTTAAGGGGTTATATAAATCACTTCTCTCAGTATCTCTTTCTCTAAATGCTTTTCACAGCACCTATCACTGTGCATTTGGTTTACATGGACATGTTTTGCTGTAATAGTATTACATATAAAACATATTAATGTGCTGACACCTTTGGAGTTTGTAGGCAATCAAGTGCCCTTCAGATATCAGGGCCCAGATAAGAGAGCTGTACTAGCAGCAGCAAATAGCTTACAGATAGGTAAATGCTTTGAGGGACCATATGCAATGtccaaagaaagcatttccttcttaCAGCTGGAAGTCTCAGcctcattttaaaaaggaatttattGTTGGTATATGAAACCTTTTGCTCTGCTGGGACCTCTCTCTACATATTTGTTCTTTGTGGAAAACAATCTCTCTCCAAATTTACACAAAGGCAAACAAGAATTGCCATTTTCATGCCAGTTTCCCACCCTTGGGATCCTGGTGACTATTCCCTTCCTGATCTTCCAGAATAATccaaacaaacatttctgtCCTCCCCATTCACAAGGAGGAGCTCTCAGAGACAATCACTGGTGATTCTGTATGCAGCTCTACAATAAAAATCAGTATTCTTAATGAGCTGCCTTTTGAATTTAAATGTCAAACTTGCCACCATGATAAGACTTGTTACAGAGATACTTTTGGCCAGccgcaggaaaaaaaatgggttaAGAATCACTCCAAGTTTCACACACTCTTAGTCACATTTGACTAATCTAAGTTATTACTACTGCATACAAAGCTTGCTTGCATGGTGCCTGTACTACTGCACGCACCCACAGGCTGAAGTCTACAGCCAGATCCTTAGAACTTCAAAACTGGCTAAGTAGAACTTTGAGTTGATCAACACTTAAACAAAGGCTTATAGATGCAagagtaaaaataattaaattcatGATAGTGATTGTGCTAAATTCCTTATCATCACTTCCAGACACCAGACTGAAGCACTTCAACCACTGTAAAACTAAAAAGGGTAGCGGTTAATATGAAGTAAACAAATTATAAGGGTAagtgctgagaaaaaaaaattattgccTTTTGTTACGAAAGCTGAGGAACACACTGCTTAACTTTTTCAACTTTACATGTCTAAAACATTTCATTATGGTTTGGCTCAAACACTGAAGGCCACAGTGCAAACCAAAAATTTAACTTGTACTGCAGTAGTGCATAATGAAGAGCTTCACCAACCTTGTaacttctggttttctttttccattctgagGAGCAGAATTTGCTGAATAATGGCTTTCTTCCACAATTCACGAAGCTCACGAGATGTCcgttttctttcttccttcactgGACCAAAAGGGCCATCTTCACACACTGGTTCCAAAGGAGATCTGGGTGGAAGTTCTCCCAGCTCAGTGTAATCTTTGAAAGAGAGAAGTTGTCATGAACTACTTAGACTTCATGAATGGGTGAACAAAGGGACATATCTCCAAAGATTGCGTGTATATCCATATATACATATCATGCATACACTCGTGTGCGTGGATATATGTATACGCATACATATATAGAAGGTAGTAATACCTACCAAAGCATGGTTTCTCAAATGACAGTTTCAAGCAGATTTACAAAGTTTCTTCTGAATAAGAATCATATGGCCTAACCCTAGACAAACAACCCAACAACCTGATAAAAACTGCACCATCCACAAAGAACACAGCTTACTAATTACAGCGTTACAAGGACAGAtctaaaagagaaaaggcacatctgagaaactgcagaaatgcaacAGAGTTGAAAGCCAGCTTAGTTCAAGTAGCATATCACACTAAATAAAGAACtcacttaatttaaaaaataatctctaaaCTGCATTTGACAAAGAAACCCCATACCCATAGCTGCACAAACCCACCACTAAGGCCATACAATGGGATAATTACCTGCTCTTAAAGTAAACGTATAGAAAGGGAGACAAACAACTAAGGTATCTATGCTCTCgtttctcatttttaatcacATTGTAACTTTGTGCactttttcttttggcttcaACTGATCTACCACAAAATGATTCTTTTTGTCAGGCATGCAAGGTAATTCTAAGAAGATTGAAAAGActacaaaagaaaaggacaatTAAATAAACCTCATGCAAAttgagaaagtatttcttttcagggagcaacatttgtttttcattaagtTATCAACATAAGAAGCATAAATTCTTGTACTTTGCTTTCTTAGCGCCTGCTATAGTCACTtaattttatcattattttatacAGCTTCTCTGAAGACTCAGTAGTctatatttagaagaaaaaatatttcatttgccaTCTTTAAAATGAATGGTCAAAAACCCACCCACTTCTTTCTACTCCACTCCAAATGGTAAGTCATAGCCACAGCACTTCTTCCTCAGCCAAAATTCTGAGGAATATCTCCATAAGAGAAGCTGACCAGTTACACATCCAAGAAAATGACCTAAAATACACGTAACTAAAATCCTATTGCCCAGATTGTCCAGACAAGGACAAATACATCTGTTCATGCTCCTGAAGCAATTATTTTGTATGGTAGTTTCATGATCCATTTCTTTATCATTGTCTAGCATAGAGATAAATTTCACACTGAACACAACATACATGCAAAACACTATATCTTTACAAACTAACAAAATGGAAAGGTTTTTTTACCCCTTTAAATTCTGCTCAGAAAGCCATCGTATGTCAACTCACACAGTTCATATGCAGCtattcttttcttgtttgttcgAAGGCACTCGCATAACTGAACTCAGACAACTAAATATGAATGGAAATGTTCACAGCTGTtggcttctgcttttctgctttgccaCTGTCAGTCTTTTCCTCTTGAAGAGTCAGAGAGGAATAGGGTGGATCCAGCCACCTGTTTTCTTAGACAACATTTATCTTTGTGTTACCACAGTTAAATTCAAgtactaaaatatatttataaaaataaatgcaaccTTTTCGGCTAGCAGGCACAATTTAAAAGTTTACAAACTCAAACTCTGGACAAAAGTGTGGATATCCAGGCTTTGGGTATCTACAGCATTTCAGAGAACAGTGAACTTCATGGGATGGTAAATTAAGCAAATGATAAATACCCTACAGTTTACGTGGCAATGCTTTACAAAATAGGAAATGCTGACACAGATGCACTCAGAAACACAGTTGGTTATTAAAAATAGCAATACAATGAAGAAATTATATTagatcatttaaaataaaatgagactactttttttttttttaaactaggtAAACAAAAAGACACTCCTAGGCAATGACTTGCAACTATAGAAGAGCTTTGGGTAAGTGATCAGGTAGAGAAGGAACAGTCACTCAACTTGTGCTGGCAATTAAAGGAAACTTATTTTGATGTACACAGTGTACTACTAGCAATGTCCTGCACATTCTTTTCTACAGTGACTACATATAGCAGGTTTTGCcccatttttaatgcaaatttaaaaCCATGAGGGAAATGCTCTTAAGAATAACTGTCAGTACTGGCTTTATTTGCTTTAGTGGACATGGAacttgtggggaaaaaacaacaacaacaacaacaacaacaaactcaATTCATTaggaaagtctttttttttctctttaataatGCATTATATGCACAAAGTAACATAAATTTAAGAGAGAGGAATTCACAAAAACAGTCACCAAATGtgaacatgaaaaacaaaactggtaTAGGTAGGAACATCCTTATCCCCTGTATGCTGTTATCTATTTGCTTCTTGTTACGTTTTCAGACTAATCAATGTAAGATGCATGTACATCTTTGGGGAAACAAATCTCTTCCCATTAACTCATCCTTTCAGGGATTTATGGATCTATTAGACTCAAATGTGTATTGTGCTTTAAAGTACAGACTCATGCATGTAAATGTTAGAAGGTACCAGACTACTTGCAGAGTGATCTTATTGTTAACcacttataaaaataaaaataaaaaaaaaaataggctgcCAAAGACATGAAATGAAGACATTGCTTCCCTTAAAGCAAGAATAAGCTTAAATTTTTCCTGTCCTTAACATATACCTAATTTTTCAATGCAAATTTTGTTGAGTGGTCTTCAAGGACCAACTTAAAAGCTCACCTTTAATTTACAGGTTGTGTTTTTCAGTTCTAGCCCTTTGGCAAGCAAACCTTACCGTGGCAACACTTGCATCACGCAGATGCAGAGCATGTATCTCCTGGGAGCACGGCCCTGCTTCTATTTAAGGTGAAAATTCTCATCTGTTACTGACAAACTAAAGACACTAAAAGAAATTTAGTCCACAGAGGTTAAGGctatagaagaaaaacaaacaaacgaaaaaccTAACAGTAGAAAGGTTAGAAAATTCTATAGGCTGAATTATTACCATTATCAATCCTACCTCTAATTCCACCGTGGAAGAGTTCTAAGCTTGGTTTTGACTTCCAAATGGCAGttccttttctatctttttttttttttttcttcctttactcTTATCACTTGCGGACATTTAACAGAAAGTCTAAAGTCTACATTGATAAAATCCAACACATTcacaatctgtttttcttcccaccACCATACTGGCATGTACCAGGATGtacaaaaaccaaaataaaccTGTTTAATGGCTCAGGCAGCCTGGTAAGTTTGCAGAGTTGCGTCAGCTGTTTGGCTGGCAAAGGCGGGGAGGCTGAATGTTCAGGTAACCCCTTcaagcaaagaataaaaacgGACATTTGGTAAGTCAACACTAATCCATGTCCAGGAATACATAACTGAGTGACTGACAAATATGCCATGCAACTTCCCCGTCCTGAGCAGACTGGAGTTACAGATATACTGTAACAAGAAACCGAGTATTTCATACATATACAAGTGATCtggaggaaaacaggaaaagcaaaggtGAGCAATAGAACAACTGAACTGAACATAACTGAACATAGTGGGAGCACACATTTCTCCGAACCAAAGTGCCATATACTAAAAAAACGTGTGCAGCTTTCAAAACTTGAGAGATTAATAAGTATACTTAAGGAGGATCTCGGCACATCAGCACATGTTGAAAGACTGCTTCCTTCTTCATCTGCCAATCTCAATAGCTTTTGTTGACTCCTATTCCACATTTGACCTGtactctttttaaatatattacaCCCCTCACTGTTCATGAAAGCGTATTAATGAACTAGCACATGCACACATACCTCAAACTCATACTGTTACGATGCTCCCACCTCCTCTGACACTCAAGAAAGAACAAGCTGAGAGCAGGCCCACAGTAAGAATGAACTGAGATGGCATTTATACAGATCCATTTATTTATAACCAGCTCTTTGGCTTTGTGTGACAGGGCCTCAGTCATAAGTGTCCCTACACTCCAAAAGGACCAACACATTTATTACACAAAACTATCATGCAAAAActatacacaaaacaaaataaaaaggatcATAAGAAACCATCAAAATGTACTGCTGCCGAGGATCACACTGAGGAAAgttaagaaatgaaaagctggtGAATGACTGCAGTAGTCATTAAAATGGTCAATATTTGATTACTTGGTAGTGATATGAACAGGAAATTCCATTAGCTCCAGAAAGAGCCACAgcaaatataaatgaatatgTTCTCCTTCTGTTAGGAAGACATTAAAGTATTCCAACTGCAATTAATCAAAATATTGtcttaaaacttatttttatgaaaattattttctaattgaCTAGAATAACTTTAACAATATAAGAGACAAAAATCATTTCTTCAGAAGTACTTGGTATAAAACCAACTTCAAATTTCAAAGCTGAATCCTGTCATCTTGTTTTTGATACGAAGCTGGAACACTTCATgtagaaaaatgctttattttaggcttagttttatttttaaaggaagttAACAGAGAAGAGGTTCGAACATGATGCGTTACTGCCATTTTCGTTATAGAGTTCTACACATGGCTCTCCGAATGTGCTGTTTACCAACCACATACTCAGACATGAAGTCTGAAAAGATACAGTGCATGGAATATTCCACATGGACATTCAATTTTCTGCCctacactctttttttttctttgtttcattttgaacatCACAAATTTCAGGtcaacaaacaagaaaacacaatcATTTAAGTAGTGTGATCAGATCTCTTTATTagtaaaaaaaacttcagatGTGGAATCACAAGAAAGAACAAGTTCTTGTACTCTCATACGTAGCTTCAAGGAATGGCCAAATGAGGAATTCTTGAAAGTCTG
Above is a window of Meleagris gallopavo isolate NT-WF06-2002-E0010 breed Aviagen turkey brand Nicholas breeding stock chromosome 4, Turkey_5.1, whole genome shotgun sequence DNA encoding:
- the TBC1D1 gene encoding TBC1 domain family member 1 isoform X7 — protein: MEKENQKLQASENNLQNRRLKLDYEEITPCLKEVTLIWEKMLSTPGRSKIKFDVEKIHSAVGQGVPRHHRGEIWKFLAEQYHLKHQFPNKQQPKDTPYKELLKQLTSQQHAILIDLGRTFPTHPYFSAQLGAGQLSLYNILKAYSLLDQEVGYCQGLSFVAGVLLLHMSEEDAFKMLKFLMFDVGLRKQYRPDMTILQIQMYQLSRLLHDYHRDLYNHLEEHEIGPSLYAAPWFLTMFASQFPLGFVARVFDMLFLQGSEAIFKVALSLLGSHKPLILQHENLETIVDFIKNTLPNLGLVQMEKTISQVFEMDIAKQLQAYEVEYHVLQDELIDSSLNDNQRLDKLEKANSSLRKQNFELLEELQVANGKIQNLEATVELLLTNEGKLKESILNLEQERTALQKAVEEMQKKTGDTNEKPLLTRQEHLDAD